In the Harmonia axyridis chromosome 3, icHarAxyr1.1, whole genome shotgun sequence genome, one interval contains:
- the LOC123675224 gene encoding uncharacterized protein LOC123675224, whose translation MDVNRLLNDELTYELQLRGQVIIPSTVMLKRSLLRQVLKLNLPLQPTGMNPTLDIESCQNKLTDLLEAIQHFDTENTTKEYTRISTRLIHIQRRLNFIITKNETEAQIIEHLKETAARALSSLEATLTADRQQPSTRLDGSLLEAEIPQSPEMSPIQPTKVAQLKTSLIDLEDDELPLPTAQVSHTATPANKSRLVQVLNETRQECEKLLQNLPTMPIPRPQQPNMNQPEAPTHSRWTSSMRRVSFPDLNEPMMNLNQLMTPTTAQQESEPRPMPTSTIPIHKWNIYFDGTDSVIGFIEEIERLAESRKTSLEHVFESIYELLRKDAKDWFIPRRGLFRNWDDFKTQLKEAFLPVNYEENLLDEIKKRMQGPDEKLLLYVTRMQNLFQKLTCNRPTESEQIRLIRQRLLPSLQQALAFQETTTYDELLKKGKVFEMVQWQMEHYTKPPVKPSLIDEPHLTYHQRRQQDYPANLSAISENTRQRNHSTRQEAPTPSPSPKKGPSRPLTTARRIEDWNCSVSPRPDRPHLPSRPPEYSTNRTGNANTSQDRNGSPPERRVSSQTQCFRCGGYGHLRRDCRGTPKMFCSRCQRENILSRDCPCPQNRRGTTPSTSAGLLTTVIPIVSNDSWPLVEVHIEGKLFHALIDTGAAKSCCSQRVAQLCERNGIKGEKSTTEAVMVANGQTTAIPKMYHLGMVIADYALKNIEFLLVPNLPVDLILGIEMLKTYNFSLDIKNTECYLEGRRIPRAKQVSQEVIEVQTPEKHLQNRRGSHNKLADSLSRNPLPTLNCVQLKETDIQCKWYKNKFQEVEKGPEHCPDYSIIDGRLHRHFWDSSDVREAGTGHPWKLCIPTEQRNEVLKENHDSALAGHLGIAKTIARISRNYYWPGMFRDIAKYVRNCTSCQKFKVPQQQLAGKMQPRKMVDAPFKEVSTDVVGPLPRSKKGNSYIVVMQDRFTKWVECRPVRKANAKTVYMALYEQVVLKYGCPTTVISDNGKQYDSRLFRENLQAMGINHQFTPTYTPQCNPVERANRTLKTMIAQFCEADHRNWDEKVGELTFAINTARQDSTGFTPAYLNYGRELRIPKAIYATEPRNQGSGDPNENTEEKEESLTHRTEQIQHLLEAYEFVRTNLYRAFNRQAHNYNLRRREVRFQVGDQVLRRTHHLSSAVNNFASKLAPKFEGPFLVVKVISPVIYDLKDRSGKEDGGESA comes from the exons ATGGATGTGAATCGACTATTGAATGATGAGCTGACTTATGAGTTACAGCTGAGAGGACAAGTAATAATACCCAGCACAGTAATGCTAAAGAGAAGTTTATTACGACaggtattgaaattgaatttgcctctacagCCGACAGGAATGAACCCGACACTGGACATTGAGTCATGTCAGAACAAACTCACCGACTTGCTGGAAGCCATTCAACACTTTGACACTGAGAACACCACGAAGGAATATACTCGGATTTCAACAAGATTAATACACATTCAGAGAAGACTGAATTTTATTatcactaaaaatgaaaccgagGCACAGATCATAGAACACTTAAAGGAGACTGCAGCTCGGGCCTTGAGTTCATTGGAGGCAACGTTGACTGCTGACAGACAGCAACCATCAACCCGACTGGATGGATCGCTTTTGGAGGCAGAGATTCCACAGTCGCCTGAGATGTCTCCCATTCAACCAACCAAGGTTGCACAACTGAAGACATCACTGATAGATTTGGAAGATGATGAACTCCCACTGCCAACTGCCCAGGTCTCCCATACTGCAACACCTGCAAATAAGTCAAGATTAGTTCaagttttgaatgaaacaagaCAGGAATGTGAGAAGTTACTGCAGAATTTACCAACGATGCCTATTCCTCGACCACAACAGCCGAATATGAATCAACCAGAGGCACCAACTCATAGTCGATGGACCAGCTCTATGAGAAGGGTGTCATTTCCCGATTTGAATGAACCCATGATGAATCTGAACCAGCTGATGACACCGACTACTGCCCAACAAGAATCTGAACCACGACCGATGCCGACCTCAACTATACCCATccataaatggaatatttactTTGATGGGACTGATAGTGTGATTGGATTTATAGAAGAGATAGAGAGACTTGCTGAATCCCGAAAGACATCCTTAGAACATGTGTTTGAATCGATTTACGAACTTCTGCGAAAGGATGCCAAAGATTGGTTCATCCCCCGGAGGGGACTCTTCAGAAACTGGGACGACTTCAAGACTCAATTAAAAGAGGCATTCTTACCAGTCAACTATGAAGAGAATCTACTGGATGAAATCAAGAAGAGGATGCAAGGTCCTGATGAGAAGTTACTACTGTACGTCACCCGGATGCAAAATTTGTTCCAGAAGCTGACTTGCAATCGTCCCACTGAGAGTGAAcagattcgactgataagacagAGGTTATTGCCATCACTGCAACAGGCTTTGGCCTTTCAAGAGACCACCACGTATGATGAACTCCTGAAAAAgggaaaagtttttgaaatggTTCAATGGCAGATGGAACATTATACCAAACCACCGGTTAAACCCAGCCTCATCGATGAACCACATCTAACATATCATCAACGTCGTCAACAGGACTACCCGGCCAACCTCTCTGCAATTTCGGAGAATACTAGACAACGAAACCACAGTACTCGTCAGGAAGCTCCCACACCATCTCCATCTCCGAAGAAGGGCCCGTCAAGACCGCTAACCACAGCCCGAAGGATAGAAGACTGGAATTGCTCAGTATCCCCTAGACCAGATCGTCCCCATCTGCCCTCGAGGCCACCGGAATACTCGACCAACAGAACAGGAAATGCCAACACCTCCCAGGATCGGAATGGATCACCACCGGAGCGAAGAGTGTCCTCCCAGACACAATGCTTCAGATGCGGGGGATATGGCCACCTACGTCGAGACTGTCGAGGGACACCGAAAATGTTTTGCTCCCGATGTCAACGAGAAAATATCCTCTCACGAGACTGCCCATGTCCTCAAAACCGGAGAGGAACGACACCGTCAACTTCAGCGGGACTCCTAACTACAGTAATTCCTATCGTTAGCAACGACAGCTGGCCTCTGGTAGAAGTGCACATTGAGGGAAAGTTATTCCATGCATTGATAGACACTGGCGCGGCAAAGAGCTGCTGTAGTCAGAGGGTGGCCCAGCTGTGTGAAAGAAACGGAATCAAGGGAGAAAAATCAACGACTGAAGCTGTCATGGTAGCAAATGGACAAACTACAGCCATACCGAAGATGTATCACCTTGGAATGGTGATAGCCGATTATGCCCTGAAGAACATAGAATTTTTACTTGTACCCAACTTACCAGTCGACTTAATCCTGGGAATAGAGATGCTGAAGACATACAACTTCTCCCTGGATATCAAGAACACAGAAtgttatctggaaggacgacgGATCCCCAGAGCTAAACAGGTTAGCCAAGAGGTCATAGAGGTGCAGACTCCCGAAAAACACCTCCAGAACCGAAGAGGATCCCACAACAAACTGGCCGACAGCCTGTCAAGAAACCCACTACCGACACTTAACTGTGTCCAACTGAAAGAGACAGATATTCAATGTAAGTGGTACAAAAATAAGTTTCAGGAAGTAGAGAAAGGACCAGAACACTGCCCCGACTATTCCATCATCGATGGAAGACTACACCGACACTTTTGGGATTCATCAGATGTTAGGGAAGCTGGAACAGGCCATCCATGGAAGCTGTGTATACCCACCGAACAGAGGAACGAAGTACTGAAAGAAAACCACGACTCGGCCTTGGCTGGACATCTGGGAATAGCCAAGACAATTGCGAGGATCTCACGGAATTATTACTGGCCAGGTATGTTTAGGGACATTGCGAAATATGTCCGGAACTGCACTTCGTGCCAAAAGTTTAAAGTACCCCAACAGCAACTGGCAGGAAAGATGCAACCTCGAaagatggtggatgcgccattCAAGGAAGTATCAACTGATGTAGTAGGACCTCTACCCCGCTCCAAGAAAGGTAATTCCTATATTGTAGTTATGCAGGACAGGTTTACCAAGTGGGTGGAATGTCGACCAGTGAGGAAGGCCAACGCCAAGACTGTCTACATGGCGTTATATGAACAGGTTGTACTGAAGTATGGATGTCCAACCACTGTGATCTCCGACAATGGGAAACAGTATGACAGCCGGCTATTCAGAGAAAACCTCCAGGCTATGGGTATCAATCACCAGTTTACCCCTACGTATACTCCACAATGCAATCCGGTTGAAAGGGCCAACCGAACACTGAAGACAATGATTGCTCAATTCTGCGAGGCAGATCACCGAAATTGGGATGAAAAGGTAGGAGAATTAACCTTTGCTATTAATACTGCTCGACAGGACTCTACAGGATTCACTCCGGCATATCTAAATTATGGAAGGGAACTGCGCATCCCCAAAGCCATATATGCCACGGAACCCAGGAATCAAGGATCTGGAGATCCCAACGAGAACaccgaagaaaaagaagaaagttTGACTCACCGTACAGAGCAGATTCAACACCTACTGGAGGCCTATGAGTTTGTAAGGACCAACCTATACAGGGCATTTAATCGACAAGCTCATAACTATAACCTTCGACGTAGAGAAGTTCGTTTCCAGGTAGGCGATCAAGTGCTTCGTCGTACACATCACCTATCATCCGCCGTTAATAACTTCGCATCTAAGTTAGCTCCAAAGTTTGAAGGGCCATTTCTTGTTGTGAAGGTGATTTCACCAGTTATTTATGACCTGAAAGACCGGTCAG gcaaagaggATGGCGGAGAGTCTGCATAG